One Pseudomonas brassicacearum genomic region harbors:
- the tpiA gene encoding triose-phosphate isomerase gives MRRPMVAGNWKMHGTRASVAELIKGLRHLALSSGVDVAVFPPCLYINQVIDGLKGKSISVGAQNSAVESMQGALTGEIAPSQLVDAGCSLVLVGHSERRQIMGEQDKALTRKFSAAQACGLIPVLCVGETQEQREAGKTLEVVGRQLGGIIEELGVDAFAKAVIAYEPVWAIGTGLTASPQQAQDVHAAIRAQLAAENSEVARGVRLLYGGSVKAANAAELFGMPDIDGGLIGGASLNADEFGAICRAAGN, from the coding sequence ATGCGTCGCCCTATGGTAGCTGGTAACTGGAAGATGCACGGTACCCGCGCCAGCGTCGCTGAGCTGATCAAAGGCCTTCGTCATCTGGCCTTGTCAAGCGGTGTTGATGTCGCGGTATTCCCGCCCTGCTTGTATATCAATCAAGTGATTGATGGCTTGAAGGGTAAGTCGATTTCGGTCGGCGCGCAGAACTCTGCGGTGGAATCCATGCAAGGCGCGTTGACCGGTGAGATTGCGCCGAGTCAATTGGTGGATGCAGGTTGCTCCCTGGTCCTGGTTGGACACTCCGAGCGTCGCCAGATCATGGGCGAGCAGGATAAAGCCCTGACTCGCAAATTTTCTGCGGCCCAGGCCTGTGGTCTGATCCCGGTGCTGTGTGTAGGGGAAACCCAGGAACAGCGCGAGGCCGGAAAGACTCTTGAAGTTGTCGGGCGTCAGCTGGGCGGCATCATCGAAGAGCTGGGTGTCGATGCTTTTGCAAAGGCAGTCATTGCTTACGAGCCGGTCTGGGCCATTGGCACCGGGCTGACTGCTTCGCCGCAACAAGCGCAGGATGTGCACGCCGCCATCCGCGCGCAATTGGCGGCAGAGAATTCTGAAGTGGCACGAGGTGTGCGGCTTCTATACGGCGGCAGCGTGAAGGCGGCCAATGCGGCCGAACTGTTCGGCATGCCGGATATCGATGGGGGGCTCATTGGTGGAGCGTCCCTGAATGCAGATGAGTTCGGTGCGATCTGTCGCGCCGCGGGAAACTGA
- the rimP gene encoding ribosome maturation factor RimP, with protein MSSKLEQLQALLAPVVVALGYECWGIEFSAQGRHSLLRVYIDKEGGVLVDDCAIVSRQISGVLDVEDPITSEYTLEVSSPGMERPLFTLEQFASFAGEQVKIKLRSPFEGRRNFQGLLRGVEEQDVVVQVEDHEFLLPIDMIDKANIIPSFD; from the coding sequence GTGTCGAGCAAGCTAGAACAGTTGCAGGCCTTGTTGGCCCCGGTGGTCGTGGCCCTTGGCTATGAATGCTGGGGTATTGAGTTTTCGGCTCAAGGTCGCCACTCACTGTTGCGCGTTTATATCGATAAGGAAGGCGGCGTGTTGGTGGATGATTGCGCCATCGTCAGCCGTCAGATCAGCGGTGTATTGGATGTCGAAGATCCAATCACCTCCGAATACACCCTTGAAGTTTCCTCGCCTGGCATGGAACGCCCTCTGTTCACCCTTGAACAGTTCGCTTCGTTTGCCGGTGAACAAGTGAAAATCAAGCTGCGCTCGCCCTTCGAAGGCCGACGCAACTTTCAAGGCCTTCTGCGCGGTGTAGAAGAGCAGGACGTCGTGGTGCAGGTAGAAGACCATGAGTTCCTGTTGCCGATCGATATGATCGACAAGGCCAACATTATTCCCAGTTTTGACTGA
- the secG gene encoding preprotein translocase subunit SecG, producing MLETVVVVFHLLGALGVVALVLLQQGKGADAGASFGAGASNTVFGSQGSSTFLSKFTAILAAGFFITSLGLGYFAKEKAHELTQVGLPNPAVLEAPKQQPASDDVPVLQEQKSANPATDVPPAQEQK from the coding sequence ATGCTGGAAACAGTCGTAGTCGTTTTTCATCTGCTGGGCGCGCTGGGTGTAGTTGCTCTCGTATTGCTGCAGCAGGGTAAAGGTGCGGATGCTGGTGCGTCTTTCGGTGCAGGTGCTTCAAATACTGTGTTCGGAAGCCAAGGTTCCTCTACCTTTCTTAGTAAGTTTACTGCTATACTTGCCGCCGGTTTCTTCATAACCAGCTTGGGGTTAGGTTACTTTGCTAAAGAGAAAGCTCATGAGCTGACTCAAGTAGGTTTGCCAAACCCAGCGGTGTTGGAAGCGCCAAAGCAACAACCGGCTTCTGATGATGTCCCGGTGCTTCAAGAGCAAAAGTCGGCCAACCCGGCGACTGACGTGCCTCCAGCTCAAGAGCAGAAGTAA